A single region of the Lysinibacillus sp. B2A1 genome encodes:
- a CDS encoding aspartate carbamoyltransferase has product MKNLLSMEHLTTEEINHILDRAQAFENGEASSLSRTYNIANLFFEPSTRTKTSFEMAERKIGCTVIPFDAGFSSVTKGETMYDTVKTLEMIGLDAVVIRATEDEYYNELLEGINVAIINAGDGAGQHPSQSLLDLYTIKKEFGSFEGLNVTIAGDISHSRVAKSNATALQRLGANVHFLCPEEWAGDFKAHHSWDDLIEISDVIMLLRVQHERHKVNKSFSKESYHQEYGLTIEREKQMKETAIIMHPAPVNRDVEIASELVECERSRIFEQVRNGVYTRMAIVETILKGRE; this is encoded by the coding sequence ATGAAGAACTTATTATCGATGGAACATTTAACAACTGAAGAAATTAACCACATCCTAGATCGTGCGCAAGCTTTTGAAAATGGTGAAGCATCATCGTTATCTCGCACATACAACATTGCAAACTTATTTTTTGAACCAAGTACCCGGACAAAAACAAGCTTTGAAATGGCTGAACGCAAAATTGGCTGTACAGTTATCCCATTTGATGCTGGTTTTTCAAGTGTTACAAAAGGGGAAACAATGTACGATACAGTAAAAACATTAGAAATGATTGGATTGGATGCTGTAGTTATTCGCGCAACTGAAGATGAATACTACAATGAGCTTCTGGAAGGTATTAATGTAGCCATCATTAACGCTGGAGATGGAGCAGGGCAGCATCCATCCCAATCTTTACTTGACCTTTACACTATAAAAAAAGAATTTGGTTCATTTGAAGGGTTGAATGTAACAATCGCTGGAGATATATCTCATAGTCGTGTAGCAAAATCAAATGCAACAGCGTTACAACGCCTAGGGGCAAATGTACATTTCCTTTGTCCAGAAGAGTGGGCAGGTGATTTCAAGGCCCATCATTCATGGGATGATTTAATCGAAATAAGTGATGTCATTATGTTACTTCGTGTACAGCATGAGCGTCATAAAGTAAATAAAAGCTTCTCAAAGGAAAGCTATCATCAAGAATATGGTTTAACAATTGAACGTGAGAAACAAATGAAGGAAACGGCGATTATCATGCATCCAGCACCCGTTAACCGCGATGTAGAAATTGCTTCTGAGCTAGTAGAGTGTGAACGTTCTCGAATTTTCGAGCAAGTCCGAAATGGTGTCTATACAAGAATGGCTATTGTGGAAACAATTTTAAAGGGGAGAGAATAA
- a CDS encoding AraC family transcriptional regulator → MKSSVEKQQMSNWLEEFLPNTFINCNQPNTEDVAIFVYDINHLFDWVKINRLKRNYPNSLIVPIVAEHLTYSTGIAIELNLSALLIKPLQKSKFIRIVKKLYTSYKEKQASTLTMLELSQQISQDHASPFREAFLKRLIRGEIENEQEIIQSSSFLSKECIPNIVFLIQGYIDINENRCIPHDANSVITNMFRQGFADKASLSFLNFERYLLLLMRVPNEITSFKHWNEGAASLHEVIEVLKKDYCIHLFMGIGGVFHDPMQVKESYSQARKARRKPPVENIHARFYEDLTEQEQLQRAILYIEEHYDEQITISDVAKYINFSSTHFSRLFKKETGRNFVDYVAFTRIIKTLPFLRKYDYTIEKISSICGFNTPNYFSLTFKKYVGISPTDYRNTKEILFK, encoded by the coding sequence ATGAAAAGTTCCGTAGAAAAACAACAGATGAGCAACTGGCTAGAAGAATTTCTACCGAATACCTTTATAAACTGCAATCAGCCAAATACAGAGGATGTTGCAATCTTTGTCTATGATATTAACCACTTATTTGATTGGGTAAAGATTAATCGCTTGAAAAGAAATTATCCTAATAGTTTAATTGTCCCTATTGTTGCAGAACACCTTACCTACTCAACTGGTATAGCGATTGAATTAAATTTATCTGCATTACTTATAAAACCCTTACAGAAATCAAAATTCATCAGAATTGTAAAAAAGCTTTATACATCTTATAAAGAAAAACAAGCAAGCACACTTACAATGCTTGAGTTGTCACAGCAAATTTCGCAAGACCATGCCTCACCTTTCAGAGAAGCCTTTTTAAAACGTCTTATTCGTGGAGAAATTGAAAATGAGCAGGAAATTATTCAATCTTCCTCCTTTTTATCAAAAGAATGTATCCCAAATATTGTTTTTTTAATTCAAGGCTATATCGATATAAACGAAAATCGCTGTATTCCACATGATGCAAATAGCGTTATAACCAATATGTTTCGCCAGGGCTTTGCTGATAAAGCCTCACTTTCCTTTTTAAATTTTGAACGTTATTTACTGCTGCTGATGCGTGTACCGAATGAAATTACTTCGTTTAAGCATTGGAATGAAGGTGCAGCCTCTCTACACGAGGTAATTGAGGTCTTAAAAAAGGATTATTGTATTCATCTATTTATGGGGATAGGAGGTGTCTTCCATGATCCTATGCAAGTGAAGGAATCCTACAGTCAGGCTCGAAAGGCAAGGAGAAAGCCACCTGTTGAGAATATACATGCAAGGTTTTATGAAGACTTAACAGAACAGGAACAGCTTCAAAGGGCCATTCTTTATATAGAGGAGCATTATGATGAGCAAATTACAATCAGTGATGTTGCCAAATATATAAATTTTAGCTCTACGCATTTTAGCAGATTATTTAAAAAGGAGACTGGTCGCAATTTTGTAGACTACGTAGCCTTTACGCGTATCATTAAAACATTGCCATTTTTAAGAAAATACGACTATACTATTGAGAAAATCTCCTCCATCTGTGGCTTTAACACACCAAATTATTTCAGCCTAACATTTAAAAAATATGTAGGCATTTCTCCAACAGACTACCGCAACACGAAAGAAATTTTATTTAAATAA
- a CDS encoding uracil permease — protein MSNAVLDIKDKPTALQLVTLSFQHMFAMFGSTILVPQLVGLSPAIALLTSGIATLFFLLITKFQVPAYLGSSFAFIAPILLAAGGLNKDGSSVNPGHAMIGAMAVGITYGIVSLIIWKSGYKWIMKILPPIVVGPVIMVIGLGLSGTAVNMAMNVDGKYSFLHFSAALVTLFTAIIFTIFFKGILSTMPILIGLIVGYIYSMIIGIVDYSPIAKANFFASPDFLIPGVHYDFEITTKLLLTMVPIVIVTISEHIGHQLVLGKVVNRDYIKEPGLHRSLLGDGLGTFISALIGGPPKTTYGENIGVLAITRVYSVYVIAGAAVVAILLSFFGQAMAVIATIPTAVLGGVSILLFGIIAASGLRMLVDNHIDFGNSRNLVIASVILVIGIGGAKFVISESLSIEGMALAAIIGVVLNAILPGKKEAEKPIPYNQETNS, from the coding sequence ATGTCAAATGCAGTATTAGATATTAAGGACAAACCAACAGCGCTTCAACTAGTGACATTAAGTTTCCAACATATGTTTGCTATGTTCGGTTCAACTATTCTAGTGCCTCAGTTGGTTGGACTTAGCCCAGCAATTGCCCTTTTAACAAGTGGAATTGCCACACTGTTCTTCTTATTAATAACGAAATTCCAGGTGCCAGCTTATTTAGGGTCATCCTTTGCCTTTATCGCGCCGATTTTACTAGCAGCAGGTGGTTTAAATAAAGATGGTTCAAGTGTAAATCCAGGTCATGCAATGATTGGTGCAATGGCAGTTGGGATTACATATGGAATCGTATCCCTAATCATCTGGAAAAGCGGCTATAAATGGATCATGAAAATTTTACCTCCGATTGTAGTAGGACCAGTCATTATGGTAATTGGTCTTGGTTTATCAGGAACAGCGGTAAATATGGCGATGAATGTAGATGGTAAATATAGCTTTTTACACTTCTCAGCAGCGTTAGTAACATTATTTACAGCCATTATTTTCACGATTTTCTTTAAAGGTATTTTAAGTACAATGCCAATCTTAATTGGCTTAATTGTAGGCTATATTTATTCAATGATTATTGGTATTGTTGATTACTCACCAATTGCAAAAGCAAATTTCTTTGCAAGTCCAGATTTCTTAATACCAGGTGTTCATTATGACTTTGAAATTACAACAAAGCTACTTCTAACAATGGTACCAATCGTTATCGTGACCATTTCAGAACATATTGGTCATCAGTTGGTTTTAGGTAAAGTTGTTAATCGAGATTACATTAAAGAACCAGGACTACATCGTTCACTGTTAGGCGATGGACTTGGTACATTCATAAGTGCATTAATTGGTGGTCCACCAAAAACAACTTACGGTGAAAATATCGGTGTTCTTGCTATCACTCGTGTATACAGTGTGTATGTCATTGCAGGTGCAGCAGTTGTTGCCATTTTACTGTCATTTTTCGGGCAAGCAATGGCAGTAATTGCGACGATCCCAACAGCAGTACTTGGAGGCGTTTCTATCCTGCTCTTCGGTATTATTGCTGCAAGTGGATTACGTATGCTAGTTGATAATCATATTGACTTTGGCAATAGTCGAAATTTAGTGATTGCCTCTGTTATTCTAGTCATCGGTATTGGTGGCGCGAAGTTCGTGATTTCAGAATCATTAAGTATAGAGGGTATGGCATTGGCAGCTATTATCGGTGTTGTATTAAACGCAATTCTCCCCGGTAAAAAAGAAGCAGAAAAACCAATACCATACAATCAAGAAACAAATTCATAG
- a CDS encoding signal peptidase II has protein sequence MYKYYGLAAFVILLDQWTKWLIVKNMEFGERIAVWDPWLGILSHRNRGAAWGMLEGQMWLFSIVTIGVICAIIYFYHKEAKGKPVFQVGLMFLLGGAIGNFIDRLFRGEVVDFVDVLIPVINYDFPIFNIADAALTIAVVILMIGLIAEDKKEKKQVKQ, from the coding sequence GTGTACAAGTACTATGGATTGGCCGCCTTTGTAATCCTTTTAGATCAATGGACTAAATGGCTAATTGTCAAAAATATGGAGTTTGGTGAACGAATTGCAGTATGGGACCCATGGCTTGGGATATTGTCTCATCGAAATAGAGGTGCAGCATGGGGAATGCTGGAAGGGCAAATGTGGTTGTTTAGCATTGTTACAATAGGCGTTATTTGTGCGATCATCTATTTTTATCATAAAGAAGCAAAGGGAAAGCCAGTCTTTCAAGTAGGCCTAATGTTTTTATTAGGTGGAGCTATCGGTAATTTTATCGACCGATTATTTAGAGGCGAAGTGGTAGATTTTGTAGATGTATTAATTCCGGTCATTAATTATGATTTCCCAATCTTTAATATTGCAGATGCAGCATTAACAATTGCAGTTGTCATTTTAATGATTGGCTTAATTGCAGAAGATAAAAAAGAAAAGAAACAGGTGAAACAATGA
- a CDS encoding bifunctional pyr operon transcriptional regulator/uracil phosphoribosyltransferase PyrR: MAQNELLDGPSMARAVTRIAHEIIERNKGIDECILVGIKTRGAFLAKRLAERIEKIEGKPIRTGELDITLYRDDLSTKHANEQAHVEQVDIDYLVVNQKIILVDDVLYTGRTVRAALDAIMDLGRPAQIQLAVLVDRGHRELPIRADYVGKNVPTSGSERIIVNLQEVDGEDYVILYKED, encoded by the coding sequence ATGGCACAAAATGAGCTATTAGATGGCCCATCTATGGCAAGAGCAGTAACACGCATTGCCCATGAAATTATTGAACGCAATAAAGGCATTGATGAATGTATACTAGTTGGCATTAAAACGCGAGGTGCTTTTCTTGCAAAACGACTTGCAGAGAGAATTGAAAAAATTGAAGGTAAACCGATTCGTACAGGGGAGCTAGATATCACCTTATATCGAGATGATTTATCAACAAAGCACGCTAACGAACAGGCACATGTTGAACAAGTTGATATTGATTATCTTGTTGTCAATCAAAAGATTATTCTTGTGGATGATGTTTTATATACAGGACGTACAGTACGCGCGGCACTAGATGCAATCATGGACTTAGGGCGACCTGCACAGATTCAACTTGCTGTACTTGTTGATAGAGGTCATAGAGAGCTACCAATTAGAGCCGATTATGTTGGTAAAAACGTACCGACATCTGGATCAGAGCGCATTATCGTAAATTTACAGGAAGTAGACGGAGAAGATTACGTCATTCTTTATAAAGAAGACTAA
- a CDS encoding isoleucine--tRNA ligase: MVEYKDTLLMPKTDFPMRGNLPANEPKMQEKWNEMDINKLQMERTEGRPEYVLHDGPPYANGDIHIGHALNKVLKDMITRHRSMNGYHVNYIPGWDTHGLPIEQALTNKGVKRKEMSVADFRKLCEEYAYEQIDNQRVQFRRLGIRGDWENPYITLKPEFEARQIEVFGKMAEKGYIYKGLKPVYWSPSSESALAEAEIEYKDIKSPSIYVSFAIKDAKGVVPADAKIIIWTTTPWTIPANLGISVNPEYIYVVVEVADKKFIIAKDLLETVAKELDWESYKVVQEVKGEALDRVVAQHPFYDRESLVMVGEHVTAEAGTGCVHTAPGHGEDDYYISKQYGLPILSPVDNSGCYTEEAPGFEGVFYNDANKLITEKLQEVGALEKLNFFTHSYPHDWRTKKPVIYRATPQWFASVEAFRGELLEAVKATTFTPAWGETRLYNMIRDRGDWVISRQRAWGVPIPIFYAENGEPIITPETIAHVSALFREHGSNIWFQKTAKELLPEGFTHAGSPNGEFTKENDIMDVWFDSGSSHQGVLVERGMKYPADLYLEGSDQHRGWFNSSLITSVAINGYAPYKGLLTHGFVLDGEGRKMSKSLGNVIIPQKVMDQYGADILRLWVASVDYTGDVRISMDMLKQVSEVYRKIRNTFRFLHGNVADFDPTKDRVDYADLREMDQYVYMRLQDVLKTVRASYDRYDFAAVYHAVNNFVAVELSSFYLDIAKDVVYIEGNDNKDRRAMQTVIYDTLMTLVKVMTPIIPHTTDEMWSYLHAQGVVEEVSVQLTDFPEVDVQGNFEELRAKWVKIIDVRDDILKALEEARNAKTIGKSLEAKVTVYAKEDVAALLNDSSIDFAQLSIVSAFEVASIDKAPADALVLEHASIVVEKATGEKCERCWSISELVGANEAHPTVCARCADVVEKYYA, encoded by the coding sequence ATGGTTGAATATAAGGATACTTTATTAATGCCTAAAACAGATTTCCCGATGCGAGGAAACTTACCGGCAAATGAACCAAAAATGCAAGAAAAATGGAATGAAATGGACATTAACAAATTACAGATGGAGCGTACTGAAGGACGTCCTGAGTACGTACTACACGATGGTCCTCCCTATGCAAACGGTGATATTCATATCGGTCATGCACTAAATAAAGTGCTAAAAGATATGATTACACGCCATCGCTCTATGAATGGTTATCATGTAAACTATATTCCAGGTTGGGATACTCATGGTTTACCAATTGAGCAAGCTTTAACAAACAAAGGTGTAAAACGTAAAGAGATGTCTGTTGCGGACTTCCGAAAACTTTGTGAAGAGTATGCGTACGAACAAATCGACAATCAACGAGTTCAATTCCGTCGTTTAGGCATTCGTGGTGATTGGGAAAATCCATACATTACTTTAAAACCAGAATTTGAAGCTCGCCAAATTGAAGTGTTCGGTAAGATGGCGGAAAAAGGCTATATTTATAAAGGCTTAAAGCCAGTTTACTGGTCTCCTTCTTCTGAATCTGCACTTGCAGAAGCAGAAATTGAATATAAGGATATCAAATCACCTTCTATTTATGTAAGCTTTGCTATTAAAGATGCTAAGGGTGTAGTACCAGCAGATGCTAAAATTATCATTTGGACAACAACACCTTGGACAATTCCAGCGAACTTAGGGATCTCTGTAAACCCTGAATATATTTATGTGGTTGTTGAGGTTGCAGATAAAAAATTCATCATTGCAAAAGATTTATTAGAAACAGTCGCTAAAGAGCTTGATTGGGAATCGTATAAAGTTGTTCAAGAAGTTAAAGGTGAGGCATTGGACCGAGTTGTTGCACAGCATCCATTCTATGACCGAGAATCTCTTGTAATGGTTGGAGAGCATGTAACGGCTGAGGCAGGTACTGGCTGTGTTCATACAGCACCTGGTCACGGGGAAGATGACTATTATATTAGTAAGCAATACGGTCTGCCAATTTTAAGCCCTGTTGACAATAGTGGTTGCTACACAGAGGAAGCGCCTGGTTTTGAAGGTGTGTTCTATAATGATGCTAATAAATTAATTACCGAAAAATTACAAGAAGTAGGCGCACTAGAAAAGCTTAATTTCTTTACGCACTCATATCCACATGACTGGCGTACAAAAAAACCAGTTATTTATCGTGCAACACCGCAATGGTTTGCGTCTGTTGAAGCATTCCGTGGTGAGTTACTAGAGGCTGTCAAAGCAACTACGTTCACGCCAGCTTGGGGAGAAACACGCCTTTATAATATGATTCGTGACCGCGGTGACTGGGTAATTTCACGTCAGCGTGCATGGGGTGTGCCAATTCCAATTTTCTATGCTGAAAATGGAGAGCCAATCATTACACCTGAAACAATTGCCCATGTCTCTGCGTTGTTCCGTGAGCATGGCTCAAATATCTGGTTCCAAAAAACAGCTAAAGAACTATTACCAGAAGGCTTTACACACGCTGGCAGCCCGAACGGTGAATTTACAAAAGAGAACGACATTATGGATGTTTGGTTTGATTCAGGGTCATCACATCAAGGCGTGTTAGTAGAACGTGGTATGAAATATCCAGCAGATTTATATTTAGAGGGCTCTGACCAACACCGCGGCTGGTTCAACTCATCTTTAATTACATCTGTTGCCATTAACGGCTATGCTCCATATAAGGGACTATTAACACACGGTTTCGTACTAGATGGAGAAGGACGAAAAATGAGTAAATCATTAGGAAATGTCATTATTCCACAAAAGGTTATGGATCAATACGGAGCTGATATACTTCGTTTATGGGTTGCCTCTGTTGATTATACAGGCGATGTTCGTATTTCAATGGATATGTTAAAACAAGTATCTGAAGTTTATCGTAAAATTCGAAACACATTCCGTTTCTTACATGGTAATGTAGCTGATTTTGACCCAACAAAAGATCGTGTAGACTATGCAGATCTTCGTGAAATGGATCAATACGTTTATATGCGCCTGCAAGATGTTTTAAAAACTGTACGTGCTTCCTATGATCGCTATGATTTTGCAGCTGTATACCATGCTGTTAATAACTTTGTTGCTGTAGAATTATCTTCATTCTACTTAGATATTGCAAAAGATGTTGTCTACATTGAGGGTAATGACAACAAAGATCGTCGTGCAATGCAAACGGTGATTTATGATACATTAATGACATTAGTAAAAGTAATGACACCTATTATTCCTCATACTACTGATGAGATGTGGTCTTACTTACATGCGCAAGGTGTAGTAGAAGAGGTTTCTGTACAATTAACTGACTTCCCAGAGGTTGATGTACAAGGGAATTTCGAGGAACTGCGTGCAAAATGGGTGAAAATTATCGATGTTCGTGATGACATTCTAAAAGCTTTAGAAGAAGCTCGTAATGCAAAAACAATTGGTAAATCTCTTGAAGCTAAAGTAACAGTGTATGCTAAAGAGGATGTTGCTGCATTATTGAATGATTCTAGCATTGATTTTGCTCAACTTTCTATTGTTTCAGCCTTTGAAGTAGCCTCTATTGATAAAGCACCAGCAGATGCGTTAGTGCTAGAGCATGCATCAATTGTTGTTGAGAAGGCAACAGGAGAAAAATGTGAGCGGTGCTGGTCAATTTCTGAATTAGTTGGTGCAAATGAAGCACATCCAACAGTTTGTGCGCGCTGTGCAGACGTTGTAGAAAAATATTACGCCTAG
- a CDS encoding cation acetate symporter, which yields MMKALLEPKMIMTIALMGTIVYITYLTKKNTTASDFFVGGRSFGWFTNGSAIGGDYLSAATFLGIAGLTFQLGYDGAYYAFCFSIGLTLLAIFVAGPLRRFGAFTVADFLAYRFHSKRARLVAVAVVLAISGFYAAPQLLGAAQILSMFFGTSYEFGIIFTCIVMIFYVGIGGMKGTTINQALELWIRLGAFVVMLIAAMYSGLHYDKILAAINSFSGPITGTSPYALDGKDINFDGAAWTGTGFYFPTFWQTISMTIGLALGTIGLPHILLRFYTNPSAKAARKSALMAIGIASTFFLLAVFLGVVGRAIFISGTASGEVMRDLVLGGNNMVIPTTALALGGKWLLGLVIAGAFAAIFSNLSGLFITSSGALAHDLYATVMKKDITQKQRVIAAKVSIVLLGIIYGALGLLVKDASIGHLVALAFTVAASTFTPIFILGIWWRGMTEKGAIAGLLIGLGVSMWMIFLPGTLPSFLQFKIPGIVTVPAGFLSVIIVSLLDRKVPADVNDFMKRVHSKESETV from the coding sequence ATGATGAAAGCTCTATTGGAACCGAAAATGATAATGACCATTGCTTTAATGGGAACAATTGTATATATTACGTATTTAACGAAAAAAAATACAACCGCATCCGATTTCTTCGTTGGGGGGCGTAGCTTCGGATGGTTTACAAATGGTTCAGCAATTGGCGGGGACTATTTAAGTGCGGCAACATTTCTTGGGATAGCCGGACTAACCTTCCAATTGGGGTATGATGGTGCATACTATGCATTTTGTTTCTCTATAGGTTTAACACTATTAGCAATTTTTGTGGCTGGTCCATTAAGACGATTTGGTGCATTTACTGTTGCCGATTTTTTAGCCTATCGTTTTCATAGTAAGCGGGCTCGATTAGTTGCAGTAGCGGTTGTTTTAGCGATTTCTGGTTTCTATGCCGCTCCACAGTTACTAGGTGCCGCACAAATTTTAAGCATGTTCTTTGGTACTTCATATGAATTTGGCATTATCTTTACATGTATAGTAATGATTTTCTATGTTGGTATAGGTGGCATGAAAGGAACAACCATCAATCAGGCGCTAGAGCTTTGGATTCGTCTTGGTGCATTTGTAGTTATGCTGATTGCTGCAATGTATAGTGGGTTACACTACGATAAGATTTTAGCCGCGATTAATTCATTTAGCGGCCCAATAACGGGAACTTCACCATATGCCCTAGATGGAAAAGATATTAATTTTGATGGGGCGGCTTGGACTGGGACAGGCTTCTATTTCCCAACATTTTGGCAAACCATTAGTATGACAATAGGTTTAGCATTAGGAACAATTGGTTTGCCGCATATTTTACTTAGATTTTATACAAATCCAAGTGCAAAGGCAGCACGTAAATCAGCCTTAATGGCGATTGGAATTGCCAGTACGTTTTTCTTATTAGCTGTATTTTTAGGTGTTGTAGGTCGAGCTATTTTTATCTCTGGTACTGCAAGTGGAGAGGTAATGCGTGATTTAGTGCTTGGTGGAAACAATATGGTTATTCCTACAACAGCACTTGCATTAGGCGGAAAATGGCTTCTTGGACTTGTTATAGCGGGGGCATTTGCAGCCATATTCTCTAACTTATCGGGACTTTTCATTACAAGTTCAGGTGCATTGGCACATGATTTATATGCAACTGTTATGAAAAAAGATATTACACAAAAACAACGAGTAATCGCAGCGAAGGTTTCCATTGTTTTGTTAGGGATTATATATGGCGCCTTAGGCTTGCTTGTAAAGGATGCATCCATTGGTCATTTAGTAGCTCTTGCCTTTACCGTTGCAGCGAGTACATTTACACCAATATTTATTTTAGGTATTTGGTGGAGAGGGATGACAGAAAAAGGTGCTATTGCAGGTTTACTAATTGGACTGGGTGTTTCCATGTGGATGATTTTTTTACCGGGGACATTACCAAGCTTCCTGCAATTTAAAATACCTGGAATTGTAACAGTACCAGCTGGCTTCCTTTCAGTAATCATTGTGTCTTTACTAGATCGAAAGGTACCTGCGGATGTAAATGATTTTATGAAGCGTGTGCATTCAAAAGAATCTGAAACTGTCTAA
- a CDS encoding RluA family pseudouridine synthase — MTQVAYTMEEQQQGERIDKALSSVQSEWSRTQIGNWIAEGIVKVNGDAVKAKYKVKVGDLVEIDVPEAEPLDVIAENLDLDIVYEDADVLVVNKPKGMVVHPAPGHMTGTLVNGLMYHCKDLSGINGILRPGIVHRIDKDTSGLLMVAKNDTAHESLVNQLVNKTVTRKYTALVHGHIAHDKGTIDAPIGRDQKDRQKQAVVDKGKHAVTHFQVVDRFGDYTLLECRLETGRTHQIRVHMNYIGYPLVGDPKYGPKKTIDFGGQVLHAGILGFNHPTTGEYLEFEAPLPADYKQLLNDLRNRH, encoded by the coding sequence ATGACGCAAGTAGCATATACAATGGAAGAACAGCAGCAAGGAGAGCGTATTGATAAGGCACTTTCAAGTGTGCAATCAGAATGGTCGCGGACACAAATTGGAAATTGGATTGCAGAAGGCATTGTCAAAGTAAATGGCGATGCTGTTAAGGCGAAGTATAAGGTAAAAGTGGGAGATTTGGTTGAAATAGATGTTCCTGAAGCAGAGCCATTAGATGTTATTGCTGAAAACTTAGATCTTGACATTGTTTATGAAGATGCAGATGTCCTTGTAGTGAATAAGCCTAAGGGAATGGTTGTACATCCAGCACCCGGTCATATGACGGGAACACTCGTCAATGGTTTAATGTATCATTGTAAGGATTTATCAGGCATTAATGGTATTTTGCGTCCAGGCATTGTCCACCGCATTGATAAGGATACATCAGGATTATTAATGGTTGCTAAAAATGATACAGCTCATGAATCATTAGTCAATCAACTAGTCAATAAAACGGTAACACGTAAGTATACTGCGCTTGTTCATGGCCATATTGCGCATGATAAAGGGACAATTGATGCACCGATTGGACGTGACCAAAAGGATCGTCAAAAGCAAGCGGTGGTAGATAAAGGCAAGCATGCTGTCACACACTTCCAAGTCGTTGATCGTTTTGGTGATTACACATTACTTGAATGTCGTTTAGAAACAGGACGAACTCATCAAATTCGTGTGCATATGAATTATATCGGCTATCCACTTGTAGGTGACCCAAAATATGGTCCAAAAAAGACAATAGATTTTGGAGGACAAGTTTTACATGCAGGTATTTTAGGCTTCAATCATCCTACAACAGGTGAATATTTAGAGTTTGAAGCACCACTTCCTGCTGATTATAAACAATTATTAAATGATTTAAGAAATAGGCATTGA